The following proteins are encoded in a genomic region of Salminus brasiliensis chromosome 17, fSalBra1.hap2, whole genome shotgun sequence:
- the tmem208 gene encoding transmembrane protein 208 isoform X3: MVYIGSYRSMAAMAKPAFAGDGSLLDGGIDLNMEQGMAEHLKDAILLTAIVQVLSTLSPYFWYFWLLAPARALQLLWMNFLGPWFSAESSVSQEEINEKKQRRQERRQMKRF, encoded by the exons ATGG TCTACATTGGCAGCTACAGGTCCATGGCTGCCATGGCTAAACCAGCATTTGCTGGTGATGGTAGCTTATTAGATGGAGGAATAGACCTCAACATGGAGCAGGGTATGGCAGA GCACCTCAAGGATGCCATCTTGCTAACAGCTATAGTTCAAGTTCTCAGCACCCTCTCACCCTACTTCTGGTACTTTTGGCTTTTG GCTCCTGCACGGGCTTTGCAGCTGTTGTGGATGAACTTCCTTGGGCCCTGGTTTTCTGCTGAATCATCAGTGTCTCAAGAGGAGATAAATGAAAAGAAGCAGAGACGACAAGAAAGACGGCAGATGAAGCGATtctag
- the tmem208 gene encoding transmembrane protein 208 isoform X4 — protein MAAMAKPAFAGDGSLLDGGIDLNMEQGMAEHLKDAILLTAIVQVLSTLSPYFWYFWLLAPARALQLLWMNFLGPWFSAESSVSQEEINEKKQRRQERRQMKRF, from the exons ATGGCTGCCATGGCTAAACCAGCATTTGCTGGTGATGGTAGCTTATTAGATGGAGGAATAGACCTCAACATGGAGCAGGGTATGGCAGA GCACCTCAAGGATGCCATCTTGCTAACAGCTATAGTTCAAGTTCTCAGCACCCTCTCACCCTACTTCTGGTACTTTTGGCTTTTG GCTCCTGCACGGGCTTTGCAGCTGTTGTGGATGAACTTCCTTGGGCCCTGGTTTTCTGCTGAATCATCAGTGTCTCAAGAGGAGATAAATGAAAAGAAGCAGAGACGACAAGAAAGACGGCAGATGAAGCGATtctag
- the tmem208 gene encoding transmembrane protein 208 isoform X2, translating into MAPKGKIGTKGKKQIHEENEATLKFYTRVILGANFLFLFALVVYIGSYRSMAAMAKPAFAGDGSLLDGGIDLNMEQGMAEHLKDAILLTAIVQVLSTLSPYFWYFWLLAPARALQLLWMNFLGPWFSAESSVSQEEINEKKQRRQERRQMKRF; encoded by the exons ATGGCG CCTAAAGGGAAGATTGGAACCAAAGGAAAGAAGCAGATCCATGAAGAAAATGAAGCCACTCTCAAGTTCTACACAAGAGTCATTCTCGGAGCCAAT tTCCTCTTTTTGTTTGCACTGGTAGTCTACATTGGCAGCTACAGGTCCATGGCTGCCATGGCTAAACCAGCATTTGCTGGTGATGGTAGCTTATTAGATGGAGGAATAGACCTCAACATGGAGCAGGGTATGGCAGA GCACCTCAAGGATGCCATCTTGCTAACAGCTATAGTTCAAGTTCTCAGCACCCTCTCACCCTACTTCTGGTACTTTTGGCTTTTG GCTCCTGCACGGGCTTTGCAGCTGTTGTGGATGAACTTCCTTGGGCCCTGGTTTTCTGCTGAATCATCAGTGTCTCAAGAGGAGATAAATGAAAAGAAGCAGAGACGACAAGAAAGACGGCAGATGAAGCGATtctag
- the tmem208 gene encoding transmembrane protein 208 isoform X1, with amino-acid sequence MAPKGKIGTKGKKQIHEENEATLKFYTRVILGANTIYAAVNLLFCDTSFGTWFLFLFALVVYIGSYRSMAAMAKPAFAGDGSLLDGGIDLNMEQGMAEHLKDAILLTAIVQVLSTLSPYFWYFWLLAPARALQLLWMNFLGPWFSAESSVSQEEINEKKQRRQERRQMKRF; translated from the exons ATGGCG CCTAAAGGGAAGATTGGAACCAAAGGAAAGAAGCAGATCCATGAAGAAAATGAAGCCACTCTCAAGTTCTACACAAGAGTCATTCTCGGAGCCAAT ACTATATATGCAGCAGTAAATCTTCTTTTCTGTGATACTTCCTTTGGGACATGG tTCCTCTTTTTGTTTGCACTGGTAGTCTACATTGGCAGCTACAGGTCCATGGCTGCCATGGCTAAACCAGCATTTGCTGGTGATGGTAGCTTATTAGATGGAGGAATAGACCTCAACATGGAGCAGGGTATGGCAGA GCACCTCAAGGATGCCATCTTGCTAACAGCTATAGTTCAAGTTCTCAGCACCCTCTCACCCTACTTCTGGTACTTTTGGCTTTTG GCTCCTGCACGGGCTTTGCAGCTGTTGTGGATGAACTTCCTTGGGCCCTGGTTTTCTGCTGAATCATCAGTGTCTCAAGAGGAGATAAATGAAAAGAAGCAGAGACGACAAGAAAGACGGCAGATGAAGCGATtctag